One genomic segment of Schistosoma haematobium chromosome 6, whole genome shotgun sequence includes these proteins:
- the PDCD6_3 gene encoding Programmed cell death protein 6 (EggNog:ENOG410VDYC~COG:T), which translates to MQDEQAVRRIFETVDRNRDGNIDHTELQSALSNGIGTPFNTRTVQLMISMFDQDRNGTIDLREFAYLFKYVQDWQRCFRQYDQDRSGLLDAREFQSALSCFGYRLSPCFIKMMIGRFDRNKQGQIAFDDFIFACVCLQILTNSFRRYDINRNGYAQFSFEEFLSSAMSIII; encoded by the exons ATGCAAGACGAACAAGCAGTCAGGAGGATTTTTGAAAC TGTGGACAGGAACAGAGACGGAAATATTGATCACACGGAGCTACAGTCGGCACTATCAAATG GTATAGGTACACCGTTCAACACTAGAACTGTTCAGCTGATGATTTCAATGTTTGACCAAGACAGAAATGGAACCATTGATTTAAGAGAGTTCGcctatttattcaaatatgttCAGGATTGGCAACGGTGTTTTCGTCAATATGATCAGGATAGATCTGGATTACTCGATGCTAGAGAGTTCCAAAGTGCATTGTCCTGTTTTGGTTACCGACTCTCTCCTTGTTTTATAAAAATGATGATCGGTCGTTTCGACCGTAATAAACAAGGACAGATCGCCTTCGATGACTTTATTTTTGCTTGTGTATGTCTCCAA ATTCTCACAAACTCTTTTAGACGATATGATATAAATCGTAATGGATATGCACAATTCAGTTTTGAAGAATTTTTATCTTCTGCTATGTCtataattatttga
- the PDCD6_3 gene encoding Programmed cell death protein 6, variant 2 (EggNog:ENOG410VDYC~COG:T): MRHMQDEQAVRRIFETVDRNRDGNIDHTELQSALSNGIGTPFNTRTVQLMISMFDQDRNGTIDLREFAYLFKYVQDWQRCFRQYDQDRSGLLDAREFQSALSCFGYRLSPCFIKMMIGRFDRNKQGQIAFDDFIFACVCLQILTNSFRRYDINRNGYAQFSFEEFLSSAMSIII; this comes from the exons ATGCG ACATATGCAAGACGAACAAGCAGTCAGGAGGATTTTTGAAAC TGTGGACAGGAACAGAGACGGAAATATTGATCACACGGAGCTACAGTCGGCACTATCAAATG GTATAGGTACACCGTTCAACACTAGAACTGTTCAGCTGATGATTTCAATGTTTGACCAAGACAGAAATGGAACCATTGATTTAAGAGAGTTCGcctatttattcaaatatgttCAGGATTGGCAACGGTGTTTTCGTCAATATGATCAGGATAGATCTGGATTACTCGATGCTAGAGAGTTCCAAAGTGCATTGTCCTGTTTTGGTTACCGACTCTCTCCTTGTTTTATAAAAATGATGATCGGTCGTTTCGACCGTAATAAACAAGGACAGATCGCCTTCGATGACTTTATTTTTGCTTGTGTATGTCTCCAA ATTCTCACAAACTCTTTTAGACGATATGATATAAATCGTAATGGATATGCACAATTCAGTTTTGAAGAATTTTTATCTTCTGCTATGTCtataattatttga